The sequence TGCATCCTGTATATATGGAGATGTACCGTTCTGGTTCTGTAAAAAGTTGGATTTTGCAATTCAGTCCaccaatttattattattattttaattgagaattttcaGTCGAAATTTCAAAATCCCCAATCGTATATCTTCATAAGTGTACGTGGAAGAGTCCAACAAGTTTTTAAATTCCCAACAAAAAGAAGTCCTCGATCCAAAAAACTGATAACTTAGTGGACTGcattactaaattaaattcGCATAGGATCAAAATCACCAAACATCCATTTACACaagatgaaaattgcaattaaccccccccccccaaaaaaaaaaaaaaagcaaactCTCTATATGCATCAATGAATAGTATATAggtctttaattattataactttttatctatttagttatttattttatttttaccaatTTCACCTTGATAATGAGTGCAAAGGcataaggaaaagaaaacaatcaaTAGTGGGTTAGAGGCATGAGTATTTGATCTATGATTCTATGTTATAAGTGAACTTAAAGACATCTATCTTTTCCACTTCACTATAGCCCTACCAAAAATTCCATAccttaaaagattaaaaaaaattaaaaaaaaattgttcaaatttgattcTAGACTGCAGTGAGTTcagttgattaattatatgataatagtacaactataattaaaaactggGATTCCTGAAAATTATAAGTAGtggattatttaatttcttcaaattattatGACAATATATAGCACAACATACTCATTATTGTTcctttaaaaaatcaagataaaatgatgaataaaatgtgttaaattaatttgctaataccaataatttaaatattatgagttaaaataatattgaatatgctttccaaattttaccataagtaattagaaatgttaaatttctatggaaatattatataaattgaaaagggtggatttatgtaattatttttatcaaaaatattgtTCTGCCTTCGGCATAACTAAcaattgtagttatttttaagacgattttatttatttattttattttaaaagaggATCAGAATTGATTTTTCAACTCTTTTTTGGGACACGAACCTGTGATTTATAGAAATAAGATAGCACCATTAAATCACATGATCGtctcttaaaatatatctgtagtgaaaaagaaaattgtttttaTACTTAAGCCATATCTCAACaaaagtttatgtaattatcaaacctcattatgaatttcaactcaaattaaaattgaatgtttattcatttttacacCAATGTCAACAAATTAGTCCTTGTGTGACACTTAAGTGGCTACATATTCCAATAGTTAAACCACAACAAACATCATTTGTGGTAAGTacaatttctcaaattttagagggtctaatttattattaggcCAAACCTCATTTTTAGATTGTTTTTTGGTGTTTAGTAgagataaagaaagaaaaataaaaataaataagtatgtgtcaGAAATAGAGTGTATGTTTggttgtttttggagataactTAAGATAGggtaaaataagtattatatgtttgattttgtatctTGGACGacaaaattcactatttattatcaaatcatatatcttatatatatatatatatatatatattcttggtATGTGGCttgaattatatgtatattattgtatatatatttggatgaATTATGTTTAGGAAATAAAATTCactgtttattatcaaatcatgtctcttttatatatatttataattgtatacgtatattttcaaatccaatttcaaaaaattcaaacctaCAAAAACACAGTGttaaagatgaaaaaaatccAACCTAACTTGCTGTATGTTTCCGCCATCTCGAAGGACAAaacatgaaaccaaacatagtggtaattatcttttgtaattattgacaCCTTTTAATACGTCAACCAATTATATGACGatagataaatgaaaaatctatTTCCAACCaatgatattttagtttaGTAGTTATGATtgagatttttaaataaatgcgACTCTCACTATATgtgggtattttttttattttatatgaatttattataatttattccatTATTCTTAGTTACATTAGGCTGcatttgaatgaaataatttgaatttcaaaaggGATGTAAGGCAAGATTTCAAATGACTCTATATTAAATGAGTTTGAGATCCATTACAATGCCACATTAtacactataaaataaaagttcaaaaatttgaaatcttgtGGCatgaatttattcaaataaatttgatgaatctGTTAttgtgaatttaaaattcttaaattcaaattcatcgaTCGAAACACAACATTAATAATGGATTAGTGATATATTCAAACGAATCAACGCATTGTTccatttattgaaatattatataatcatatacttaccaatctaaaaaaaataaagaaaatatcatctACTTCCATAATTACCTTGAATTTAGTCGACTGAGTTTGAGTTGGAATCTCACAACCTTACCCCACCAAAAATCCCAGCCCACTATCTTAACTGTGAAGCAAAACTCAATCATGGGGCATCAGTCATCATGCATGTTCAAgttctacatatatataaaagaagatGCAGCAAAAATTCTCTACAATAATACCCTCCACCTCTCAGAAATCTTGCTAACCCTAGTTCAAGAAAGTACTGCCATGACGGATCAATAACCAGAAAAGGGCTAGctgaaaacaaacaaacaggCTGCTTGTTTAGGATAATAGTGATCTTGATCCTGGCGGCGCCGGCGCACAGCAGGTGCACCTCCCTAGTGTGCTCATGCTATGTGGCATCAAGAAACTCTGATAGCAGAGAAGAAGAGATCAGTAGAAGGTTTAGAAGCATTAACGACGATCGTCGGAAGAGGGTTACTGGTTCAGGAAATAGAGATGGAGGAATGCTGTTCATGGAAAGTCATGAATCAAGAGGTGTTGATAGGAGTAGTAAGAGCAGAAAGCAGGTTGAATCCGCAGCTCATCATCATGCTCCTCTCAAGAGTAATCTCAAGAAAACTGCATCGACGAAAGAGATAAATGGTAAGTTGAGTTCAGGGATGAGGAAAGTTAGCTGGTCTGATGCACATGGGAAAGACATTGCTCATGTTCAAGAATTTGAaccaaggtatatatatatatgcttaaatTCTAATGTATGTCGAAGATCGGAAAAGGGTCgaataatagtatatatattgagagtGATAATGTGAAGAAGGGGTCTGATCTTGAGCTCTTCTTGTCTTGATTCTAGTTGTAAATATGGAGTTGTAATTAACTTGTTGTCATGTGTGTTTACAGTGAAGAAGGGGAGTTAGGAGCTGTAGGGAACTCTTGTAGATGTGCTATTCAATGATGAAGGTACGAAATCTAAGGTTTAAATTTCAGACCCTTTGTTCTTATTACATTCAGTTTCAAACTTTGATGGAGGTGTAAATCATGGGATttccatttgaaaattcagATTCTAACATTTGACAAATTGATGTTTTCAGAATGAAAGAATGAGGAGGAAAGTTTCATACTTAGTTTGACAATTACAGTTTGTATCAACCATGAATCACCAAAAACTATTAGCTTCTAAGTAATATATTCCCAAGATGACCAAATTTCCACAGTTAacaactttcttttttatcggttgtcaaataaacaaaagaagcaTTGGATCAAGATTCATTCAACctactctatatatattccacATTGATCAAATAGAGGCTAAATGGATtaaaacaccaaaaaaaaaaaaaaagaaagaaaaagtgcCCAGTTCGGAACTGGAGTCACCAAttttggcgtgaacatttgaaatattgtgccaaattacacttttattcTTATATGACAGagtatttaacatttttagtcatctattttacaaaaattttaaaatgattataaaattaagaaaactcaAAACATTCAAATCATATGTTTcacaagattttaaaaaacaaccctaaaattgaaaaaactcaacatatttaatttcataaattccGTAAAAACAAATGATTAAATACATCGagttttgttaattttagaactatcttgaaaattccataaagcaaaagattaaatatgtCTAAGATctcttaaatatattgaacacCTGAGgctaaaagtgtaattttgtcaaatttttggTGTCTGAAGCATTCTTAAACCTGGGGTTGGGAAAAGCCGAAAGAAACTAGCCTGATAAGAAAATTCCGAAAGCCAAAGTtgtcttcaacagtcagaaaGGAATAAAGCAAACTCAAACTACCTGTTATGCCTTTTTCTTCAACGCGTTAAACGTACAACACTGGTGGTTCAAATTGTAATGGACCACTTAAGAAACAATGacgagagaaaaaaagaatatacaaGATCCCCTCAAATCTGTCAGTAAAGAAGCTAAAACGCCATGGAGAAGCAGTCACGGCAAGAAATGGCGGACCGTCCAATCCAGACGTGAAACAATTGTCATAATGGTTATAAGAATCACAACTTTGAACTTCTATAAACCCCCCACAATGATATACCAGATTCAGACTATAATACCCCCCACAATGATATTCTTACCACGTAATACCTCAA comes from Sesamum indicum cultivar Zhongzhi No. 13 linkage group LG10, S_indicum_v1.0, whole genome shotgun sequence and encodes:
- the LOC105172043 gene encoding uncharacterized protein LOC105172043, with amino-acid sequence MLFMESHESRGVDRSSKSRKQVESAAHHHAPLKSNLKKTASTKEINGKLSSGMRKVSWSDAHGKDIAHVQEFEPSEEGELGAVGNSCRCAIQ